From the genome of Colletotrichum destructivum chromosome 10, complete sequence, one region includes:
- a CDS encoding Putative ferroportin-1, MFS transporter superfamily, producing MKASRHRDDEEHVLPDEQTPLLGSGADHGDGSAAATHRVTPRITRRLYLSHFLSTWNSRMFEFGAVLYLATIFPGTLLPMSLYALTRGLSALLFASTVGHYIDNNDRLKVVRASIVFQRLAVSASCVILYVLLRGLPLGEYGRPGLLALLSLLACGEKLYSIINMVSVEKDWVVVLAKGDTEVLANLNAQMRRIDLLCKLLAPLFIALVDGFSTEIAIIVNFAMNMASVVVEYYAIARIYDEDPSLQEQKRKPDADLPSTTEDAPSSARPGRNVWQLFKKSASDFGFYFGHRAFLPSFAGSLLYLTVLSFAGQMVTYLVASGYTTTYIGIARTISVVFEVLATWVAPWLIARIGPVRAGLWLSNCQVMPLIAGLVVFWVFMPNPLVSATGLVAGTIVSRLGLRGFDLCTQMIVQEEVEAESRGRFSTVEAAWQNAFELLSYLSTIVFFRPAQFNWPALLSVVAVTSASLAYTAYVGRKRGHLIHFEKLGF from the exons ATGAAAGCTTCTCGGCATCGCGATGACGAAGAACATGTTCTCCCGGATGAGCAAACGCCGCTCCTCGGTAGCGGAGCCGACCACGGCGATGGCTCGGCCGCTGCCACCCACCGAGTGACCCCCCGGATTACACGCCGACTCTACTTGTCGCACTTTTTATCCACATGGAACTCGCGCATGTTCGAGTTTGGCGCCGTGCTGTACCTCGCAACCATCTTCCCGGGGACTCTGCTGCCCATGTCGCTCTATGCGCTCACCCGAGGCCTCTCGGCGCTGCTGTTCGCGTCGACGGTCGGGCACTACATCGACAACAACGACCGTTTAAAGGTTGTTCGCGCGTCCATAG TGTTTCAACGACTTGCCGTGTCGGCTTCATGCGTCATTCTTTATGTCCTCTTGCGAGGACTACCTCTTGGCGAATATGGCCGGCCGGGTCTTctggccctcctctccctcttggCGTGTGGTGAAAAGCTGTAttccatcatcaacatggTCTCGGTCGAAAAGGACTGG GTTGTCGTCCTTGCAAAGGGTGACACCGAGGTCCTCGCCAACCTTAACGCACAAATGCGCCGTATCGATCTTCTCTGCAAGCTCTTGGCGCCCCTATTCATCGCTCTCGTCGACGGGTTCTCGACGGAaatcgccatcatcgtcaactTCGCCATGAACATGGCGTCGGTCGTGGTGGAATACTACGCCATCGCGAGGATATACGATGAGGACCCCAGCCTGCAGGAGCAAAAGCGCAAGCCGGATGCCGACCTCCCTTCGACCACGGAGGAtgcgccatcatccgcaaGACCCGGGCGGAATGTGTGGCAGCTGTTCAAAAAATCGGCATCAGACTTTGGCTTCTACTTCGGCCACCGCGCGTTCCTACCATCCTTCGCGGGGTCGCTGCTCTATCTCACGGTCCTCAGCTTCGCCGGCCAGATGGTGACGTACCTCGTCGCGTCCGGCTACACCACGACGTACATCGGCATTGCGAGAACCATCAGCGTCGTGTTCGAGGTGCTGGCGACGTGGGTGGCACCCTGGCTCATCGCGCGGATCGGGCCGGTGAGAGCAGGTCTATGGCTGAGCAACTGCCAGGTCATGCCGCTCATCGCCGGTCTGGTCGTCTTCTGGGTTTTCATGCCGAACCCCCTGGTCTCGGCGACCGGCCTCGTTGCCGGTACCATTGTCAGTCGTCTCGGACTCCGAGGATTCGACTTGTGCACGCAGATGATTGTTCAGGAG GAAGTCGAAGCGGAAAGCCGTGGTCGCTTCTCCACCGTCGAGGCGGCCTGGCAGAACGCGTTCGAGCTCCTCTCGTACCTCTCAACCATTGTCTTCTTCCGACCGGCACAGTTCAACTGGCCTGCTTTGCTTTCTGTAGTCGCCGTCACTTCGGCAAGCCTTGCGTATACAGCGTACGTGGGCCGGAAAAGGGGGCATCTGATTCATTTTGAAAAGCTTGGGTTCTAA
- a CDS encoding Putative RTA-like protein, whose protein sequence is MSQQQPKDQYYKYHPSTALAAVTTALFALSSALHLFQLLRKRTWYFIPFFCGCILETVGYGARAINASKTPDWTLVAFIIETLFVLLAPALLAASIYMVLGRIISLLGAGDLAWVSPKWLTKLFVAGDVISFITQLAGGGILASADDKKTNDLGKYVILVGLAIQIIFFGFFFVVTIAFHRRFSQSPRSISTDPTFPWRFYIVILYAVSALILVRSVFRVVEYAMGKDGELMSKELYIYIFDALLIFICVAIFNIWHPSRVVSANIKTETHSETEMGAV, encoded by the exons ATGTCGCAACAACAGCCAAAAGACCAGTACTACAAGTACCACCCATCTACTGCGCTCGCAGCGGTCACAACAGCCTTATTCGCCTTATCGTCTGCTCTTCACCTGTTTCAGTTGTTGCGCAAGAGAACGTGGTACTTCATCCCGTTCTTCTGCGGATGCATTT TGGAGACTGTTGGGTATGGCGCACGCGCGATAAATGCCTCCAAAACACCAGACTGGACCCTCGTGGCTTTTATCATTGAAACCCTCTTCGTACTTCTGGCCCCAGCTCTCCTGGCTGCGTCTATCTACATGGTTCTAGGTCGCATTATCAGCCTTCTTGGTGCTGGAGATTTGGCGTGGGTGTCTCCTAAATGGTTGACCAAGCTCTTCGTGGCCGGGGACGTCATTTCCTTCATCACACAGCTTGCTG GGGGCGGCATTCTTGCTTCGGCGGACGACAAGAAAACCAACGACTTGGGCAAGTACGTTATTCTTGTTGGTCTCGCCATCCAGATCATCTTCTTTGGGTTCTTCTTTGTCGTCACGATTGCGTTCCATCGACGCTTCTCTCAAAGTCCGAGAAGCATCAGCACGGATCCAACCTTTCCTTGGCGGTTTTACATCGTCATCCTTTacgccgtctcggccctTATTCTAGTGAGATCGGTTTTCAGGGTTGTCGAATACGCTATGGGAAAGGATGGTGAGCTCATGAGTAAGGAGCTTTACATCTACATTTTCGACGCCTTGCTCATCTTCATTTGcgtcgccatcttcaacatATGGCACCCAAGCCGCGTTGTCTCGGCAAACATAAAAACAGAGACTCACAGCGAGACGGAGATGGGGGCTGTGTAA
- a CDS encoding Putative endonuclease/exonuclease/phosphatase yields the protein MQLKTLLAPILLAEAALAQGLPLRVVTFNIRYDAGSRESGEKPWWDLFCSISKDRCRQPHVIDAIAKTASGAPSGAVTVIGLQEVLDNQLKDIQNGLGSGWAHIGVGRDDGKKSGEYSPIFYRTDALRLVYEETKWLSPTPDQVSFGWGAGSRRIVTLAVFEHVSSGKRFIHANTHLDNVSSQARSEGIKVVVSRIQAVQSKYGPLGVTLTGDFNSDPNGDAYRTLSATGFLGELYNLATPDQRAGTNQLTYTTFDTSKQGSRIDFVWLGPKDAKKFSVQRYEILNNNVNGMLISDHRPVVGDVTLLS from the coding sequence ATGCAGCTCAAGACGCTCCTCGCAcccatcctcctcgccgaggcggcgctggccCAAGGTCTACCTCTCCGGGTGGTCACTTTCAACATCCGCTACGACGCCGGGTCCCGCGAATCCGGCGAGAAGCCGTGGTGGGACCTCTTCTGCTCGATCTCCAAGGACCGGTGCCGCCAACCGCacgtcatcgacgccatcgccaagacGGCGTCCGGCGCGCCGTCGGGCGCCGTCACGGTCATCGGCCTCCAGGAAGTGCTCGACAACCAGTTGAAGGACATCCAAAACGGCCTCGGGTCCGGCTGGGCCCATATCGGCGTCGGACGCGACGATGGAAAGAAATCCGGGGAGTACAGCCCGATCTTCTACCGCACCGATGCGCTCCGGCTGGTGTACGAGGAGACGAAGTGgctctcgccgacgccggacCAGGTTTCCTTCGGTTGGGGCGCGGGCAGCCGGCGCATCGtcaccctcgccgtcttcgaaCACGTCTCCAGCGGGAAGAGGTTCATCCACGCCAACACGCACCTGGACAACGTCAGCTCCCAGGCGCGCTCCGAGGGGATCAAGGTCGTCGTGTCCAGGATCCAGGCGGTGCAGTCCAAGTACGGTCCCCTGGGCGTCACGCTGACCGGCGACTTCAACTCGGACCCCAACGGCGATGCGTACCGGACGCTGTCTGCGACGGGATTCCTGGGCGAGCTGTATAACCTGGCCACTCCGGACCAGAGGGCCGGGACGAACCAGCTGACGTACACGACGTTCGATACGTCCAAGCAGGGCAGCCGCATCGACTTTGTCTGGCTTGGGCCCAAGGATGCGAAGAAGTTCTCGGTCCAGCGGTACGAGatcctcaacaacaacgtcAATGGCATGCTCATCAGCGACCATCGGCCTGTCGTGGGAGACGTTACACTGTTGTCGTAA
- a CDS encoding uncharacterized protein (Putative zn(2)Cys(6) fungal-type DNA-binding domain, transcription factor domain, fungi) codes for MPPKRACDVCYRRKIQCSIPAEGPPCDWCSHHGSACSFNRDAPRRTKRTKVTLGDVECLNDRIQQLEEALAQANARSAVHEGSSGQPTPTVSISEPSTALIRSPTTAGSASHAHSDTGHRHSPLIISQTPGHAAGDIQGSTSRALQPGSHIGPNWFFRGIHAFSEEGRQWISSKTGQPLDWTKLRIFTATPSPLVTGCAQSSAELCELPGKDVCRELVALLLQSTFQLNFPVIDPVLIEETIDLAYEDTDNGLPAPVHLTAQACMFAALSIIAFLPRHPFPVNGDAYARKSRFLLNRIPHDVSCTTLQTVVILHVQCLLGGRWQEAESFLSIACRMAYTLRGHVFEGQQAPTTSDPSPNKETRHVRNLFWLCYVSDKDLSLRTGQPPLLADIYCDLTLPENYLSSYTYLRGLEEPPRLGDTHLASLTPHLWGDAQLGCLKEKIYRLLYSVHATSDKDNRLLVHIRQLDDEIERWRLSVPLDFRPALSVSPETLIVTRETKPPQQKRYFHLLLDYWYLMIFVHTTVRRYDAHTVIGDGSHDLHSVIHSSYDLSLEAGRSTLRCLRVFTKTLSDEYLWFLIFYATNAAISLFLNIVIHPEEVDGQLDLELLISAANTLRMMKPRGAVPDEGGRIQQHSDFIMWLVWLGSCAITKEREESGHHG; via the exons ATGCCGCCGAAGCGAGCCTGCGACGTATGCTACCGCAGAAAG ATCCAGTGCTCCATTCCCGCAGAGGGTCCTCCGTGCGACTGGTGTAGTCACCACGGATCCGCGTGTTCCTTCAACCGAGACGCGCCGCGGAGGACAAAACGCACAAA GGTGACTTTGGGCGACGTAGAGTGCCTGAACGACCGTATCCAGCAACTAGAGGAGGCGTTGGCCCAGGCGAACGCCCGGTCTGCGGTTCATGAAGGGAGCTCCGGCCAGCCAACCCCGACAGTCTCGATTTCCGAACCAAGCACCGCACTCATCCGAAGTCCCACAACCGCCGGCTCGGCTTCTCACGCTCATTCGGATACCGGGCATCGTCACTCTCCTCTCATCATCTCACAAACCCCCGGACATGCCGCCGGTGACATACAGGGTTCCACTTCCAGAGCTCTTCAACCCGGCAGCCATATCGGGCCAAACTGGTTCTTCAGAGGTATTCACGCCTTCTCCGAAGAGGGTCGTCAATGGATCTCGTCCAAGACCGGCCAACCTCTTGACTGGACCAAGCTGCGAATATTCACCGCCACACCTTCACCGCTGGTAACAGGATGTGCACAATCGTCGGCAGAGCTCTGCGAGTTGCCAGGCAAAGATGTCTGTCGAGAGCTTGTGGCACTTTTACTCCAGTCAACCTTTCAACTCAACTTCCCTGTGATTGACCCGGTCCTCATCGAAGAGACCATCGACCTGGCTTATGAGGATACCGACAATGGGCTCCCTGCGCCCGTTCATCTAACAGCCCAAGCATGTATGTTCGCCGCTCTCAGCATCATAGCCTTTTTGCCAAGACATCCTTTTCCCGTCAATGGTGATGCATACGCACGAAAGTCGCGATTTCTTCTAAATCGTATCCCTCATGATGTTAGCTGCACGACCTTGCAAACAGTGGTCATCCTG CATGTCCAGTGTTTACTGGGCGGTCGCTGGCAAGAAGCTGAGTCGTTTCTCTCGATTGCCTGCCGAATGGCGTACACACTAAGAGGGCACGTCTTCGAAGGACAACAAGCTCCGACTACGAGTGACCCATCGCCCAACAAGGAAACGCGGCATGTTCGGAATCTTTTCTGGCTCTGCTATGTATCAGACAAAGACCTGTCCCTTCGTACCGGGCAGCCTCCTTTACTTGCCGACATCTACTGCGACTTGACTTTGCCCGAAAACTACCTGAGCTCTTACACGTATTTACGCGGCCTCGAAGAACCCCCCCGTCTTGGCGATACACACCTAGCCAGTCTCACGCCGCACCTCTGGGGCGACGCCCAGCTCGGCTGCCTTAAGGAAAAGATATACCGCCTCCTCTACTCCGTCCACGCGACGAGCGACAAGGACAACCGGCTCCTGGTGCACATCCGCCAGCTGGATGATGAGATCGAGCGCTGGCGGCTCTCAGTTCCCCTTGATTTCCGTCCGGCCCTCTCCGTTTCCCCAGAGACGCTCATCGTCACGCGCGAGACCAAACCACCCCAGCAGAAGCGGTACTTCCATCTCCTGCTCGACTACTGGTACCTGATGATCTTCGTCCACACGACGGTCAGGAGATACGACGCTCATACGGTGATTGGCGACGGGAGCCATGACCTGCATAGCGTCATCCACTCGAGCTACGACCTGTCTCTGGAGGCTGGCAGATCGACGCTTCGGTGCTTGAGGGTGTTTACGAAGACACTGTCGGACGAGTATCTGTG GTTTCTTATTTTCTACGCCACCAATGCCgccatctctctcttcctcaacaTAGTCATCCACCCGGAGGAGGTAGACGGACAGCTGGATTTGGAGCTCCTCATCTCGGCGGCCAACACCCTCCGCATGATGAAGCCGCGGGGCGCAGTGCCGGATGAAGGCGGCCGGATACAGCAGCACTCCGACTTCATCATGTGGCTCGTATGGCTTGGGTCTTGCGCCATAACgaaggaaagagaagagagtgGACATCATGGTTAA
- a CDS encoding Putative mycotoxin biosynthesis protein UstYa, producing the protein MRNLTPIFKNEVYSPVASIAGHKNVVFTSGIGDRRTPYMGPPSPEREDLWNDLYGFGTSVIGREHAAKLVNKTVPVPGKNGEYEGKYVIMLGVFHQLHCVNLLRKSLYWKTQWTTDPNDPMSLMHLEHCVDALRQAVMCSADVTPHPWVWDDGQNKEVAEVMHTCRDFDAIRSWARPRDVFLQGWDKSIRVPDPLHAP; encoded by the exons ATGAGGAATTTGACGCCTATCTTCAAAAATGAAGTATATT CACCTGTTGCCTCGATAGCCGGACACAAAAACGTCGTGTTCACCAGTGGAATCGGTGATAGACGAACTCCATACATGGGCCCTCCAAGCCCAGAGCGAGAAGACCTATGGAATGACCTATATGGGT TTGGCACGAGTGTCATCGGCCGCGAGCACGCAGCCAAGCTTGTTAATAAGACCGTTCCAGTCCCCGGGAAAAACGGGGAATATGAAGGCAAGTACGTTATTATGTTGGGCGTCTTTCACCAGCTACACTGCGTG AACTTGCTTCGAAAAAGCTTGTACTGGAAGACACAGTGGACCACAGATCCTAACGATCCCATGAGCCTTATGCACCTAGAACATTGTGTTGATGCACTCAGACAGGCTGTTATGTGCTCAGCGGATGTTACACCACATCCGTGGGTCTGGGATGATGGACAAAACAAAGAGGTGGCCGAAGTTATGCATACCTGCCGCGACTTTGATGCTATCAGGAGTTGGGCACGACCACGCGATGTATTCCTCCAGGGATGGGATAAGAGCAT